A stretch of DNA from Persephonella sp.:
CAATTTCACTTAAGGATAAAAAGCTACAAACAAATCAGATAGAAAAATATCTTTTGAGACACAAAAGATCAATAGTTATTCTTGTTGGGGATTTTGTTTATCCAATTGATATATCATTGATCTCTTCAAGACATAAGCTCTTTATAATAAAAGTCAGAGAAAAAGATGAAGAAGATCCCAAAAAATACACCGGTTATCAGCTGAAAAGTTTTGATCTTAAAAGAAAGATACCTTTCCTTATCAAGCCTATGGTAAAAAGCTACATAAAAAACCTGAGAAATCTTGATGAAAATCTAAGACAGCAGGCTGTCTTAAAAAGAGTTCCAGTGAAAACCATATACACCCATGAAGACCCATTTATAAAATTGAGGATAATGTTCAGCTAAAAAATCATGTCTCCGGTAATTTTTCCACATATATTGATCTGCTTGGGAATGCGAAGGAAGATCCATTTTTCTCTACAATATCCATAATTTTCAGATTTATATCCTGCTTTATCTGGACATACTCAAGCCAGTTTGATGTGTTCGCATAAAAAAGGATAAATATATTAAGAGAGCTGTCTGCAAATTCATCAAAATAAACAACAATAGCCTGATCTTGTGCAACATCAGGGTGTTGTTCAAGCATGGCTTTTATGTCTTTAACTATTTTTCTTACAACATCAGCAGGAGTATCGTAAACAACACCTATTATCATCTTTATCCTTCTGATGTTTCTCCTTGAGAAATTTTCTATCGGATTATTTGCTATATATTGATTTGGAACAGTGATCAATGATTTTTCAAATGTTCTTATCTTTGTTGTTCTCATTCCAATATCCTCTACTATACCTTCAACAGAACCTACCTTCACCCATTCACCTATCTTAAGGGATTTATCTGCCAGAATTGTAAGTCCTCCAAAAAGATTGGCAGCTGTATCTTTAGCAGCAAGGGCTATAGCGAGACCACCTATTCCTAAAGAAGCTATCAGAGCTGTTACATTAATTCCCCACTCCTGAAGAACTGCCAGAACCGCCAGTATGAATATAAAAGTTTTTATTGATTTTATTAGAAAAATACCAACTTCCTGGGCAAGCTCTTTTCCAAACTTCTGGGCAAACTTGAATATATCAGAACTGAAAACATTAACACCATTATAAAAAATCCAGAAAACAAGTATTATGAAAAGAGATTTAACGGTATGCTGGGTTATATCTGCCTTTAGATTTATAATATCAAATGCTATCCACAGCCCAATAACAATAAATAAAAACCTCAGCGGGCTTTCTATCATCGATAGGACTTTATCATCAATGGTTGTTTTTGTTTTTGAAACAATCGCTTTTATGCTGTTTACAATAATGTGGCTGAATATCTTTCTAAACAAAAGAAAAAGTAAAAATACAAGTAAAGCAAAAGCCCACTTATAAAGAGGGGTTCCAAGAACAACC
This window harbors:
- a CDS encoding mechanosensitive ion channel family protein, translated to MNGEIITKINEILNQVVLGTPLYKWAFALLVFLLFLLFRKIFSHIIVNSIKAIVSKTKTTIDDKVLSMIESPLRFLFIVIGLWIAFDIINLKADITQHTVKSLFIILVFWIFYNGVNVFSSDIFKFAQKFGKELAQEVGIFLIKSIKTFIFILAVLAVLQEWGINVTALIASLGIGGLAIALAAKDTAANLFGGLTILADKSLKIGEWVKVGSVEGIVEDIGMRTTKIRTFEKSLITVPNQYIANNPIENFSRRNIRRIKMIIGVVYDTPADVVRKIVKDIKAMLEQHPDVAQDQAIVVYFDEFADSSLNIFILFYANTSNWLEYVQIKQDINLKIMDIVEKNGSSFAFPSRSIYVEKLPET